One part of the Anaerolineales bacterium genome encodes these proteins:
- a CDS encoding glycosyltransferase family 39 protein: MKARPLLAAAVLLWFATGLAYYYAFHRPFTPEFALRAVLAARDLACTALLFAAAGGLGLRLLPSLPLAPLARLAVRAAAGLGLLSLAYLLLGSTLGTGTGLAWLLLLGLLVWLRREVLAWWHDAAGLGVLWQASGRLGRILAWLSGAVVLAALPVALAPPLVFDALVYHLTLPKIYLLQGQVGYVPEIMHWGQPQLVHMLVTWAGALGVGHGALVAWGLGVLALLGLLGHVAERWGARLGWVAVAALLSGASLAASLSSAYMDWAGVLFGWGVLLFLDLWQETRQPRWLVWAGVFCGLAFGTKYTAGILAPLGLLAIMFAGGASWREGLRYLAAALALALPWLARNFFATGNPFYPLLLPGGEMDALRIALVQTATPQGNWLDVILLPWRATWLGVEYGRVGNAAAYDVSVGPLLLLFGLLALVPWTRAHAHLRKTAAWFALGGMLVWGLLGRVNGHAIHTHLYFSLFPSFAILAAYGFGAVGGLRLGAVRLPRIAAALAVLALGLSAVQSSLELAERGVAELWGGGLNEQGYSERNLGLYALVMDALPKEGRTLMLWEARGLACAPLCDPDEVIDRWQHDLALLGSPEAVIDSWRTAGYEFVLYYRLGAEFVYNDAERFHAFDMGQLEAALAQLPVVQNYNGDYVLYALKP, encoded by the coding sequence GTGAAAGCGCGCCCGCTGCTGGCTGCCGCGGTGTTGCTGTGGTTTGCCACTGGGTTGGCGTATTACTACGCCTTCCATCGCCCGTTCACGCCCGAGTTCGCGCTGCGGGCTGTGCTGGCGGCGCGTGACCTTGCGTGCACCGCGCTGCTGTTTGCAGCTGCGGGTGGCCTGGGGCTGCGCTTGCTGCCCAGCTTGCCGCTTGCGCCGCTGGCGCGGTTGGCGGTGCGGGCCGCAGCTGGCCTGGGGCTGCTGAGCCTGGCTTATCTACTGCTGGGTTCCACATTGGGCACAGGAACAGGGCTGGCCTGGTTGTTGTTGCTGGGCCTGCTGGTGTGGCTGCGCCGCGAGGTGCTGGCCTGGTGGCATGATGCGGCCGGGCTGGGAGTGCTGTGGCAAGCCAGCGGGCGGCTGGGCCGCATACTTGCTTGGCTGAGCGGCGCGGTGGTGCTGGCCGCGCTGCCGGTAGCGCTGGCACCGCCCTTGGTATTTGATGCGCTGGTCTATCACCTGACCCTGCCAAAGATCTATCTGTTGCAGGGCCAGGTGGGCTATGTGCCCGAGATCATGCACTGGGGCCAGCCGCAGTTGGTACACATGCTGGTGACCTGGGCTGGCGCGCTGGGGGTGGGGCATGGTGCACTGGTGGCGTGGGGGCTGGGCGTGCTAGCGCTGCTGGGCTTATTGGGCCATGTGGCTGAGCGCTGGGGGGCGCGGCTGGGTTGGGTGGCGGTGGCAGCGCTGTTAAGCGGCGCCTCGCTGGCTGCATCGTTGAGCTCAGCGTATATGGATTGGGCCGGAGTCTTGTTCGGCTGGGGCGTGCTCCTGTTCCTGGACCTATGGCAAGAGACGCGCCAGCCGCGTTGGCTGGTTTGGGCCGGCGTCTTTTGCGGGCTGGCATTTGGGACCAAGTACACCGCCGGCATCCTGGCTCCGTTAGGTTTACTGGCGATCATGTTCGCCGGCGGGGCAAGTTGGCGTGAAGGGTTGCGCTATCTGGCAGCTGCGCTGGCCTTGGCGTTGCCCTGGTTGGCGCGAAACTTCTTCGCCACCGGAAACCCCTTCTATCCCTTGCTGCTGCCTGGCGGCGAAATGGACGCGCTGCGGATTGCATTGGTGCAGACGGCTACGCCGCAGGGCAACTGGCTGGACGTAATATTGCTGCCCTGGCGGGCCACCTGGCTGGGCGTGGAGTACGGCCGCGTGGGCAATGCGGCCGCTTATGACGTCTCGGTGGGGCCGTTGCTGCTGCTGTTCGGCCTGCTGGCGCTGGTGCCATGGACGCGGGCGCATGCCCACCTGCGCAAGACCGCGGCCTGGTTTGCTCTGGGTGGCATGCTGGTATGGGGGCTGCTTGGCCGTGTGAACGGGCATGCCATTCACACGCATTTGTATTTCAGTCTGTTCCCCTCGTTCGCGATACTGGCGGCGTATGGCTTTGGCGCGGTGGGCGGGCTGCGCCTGGGCGCGGTGCGCCTGCCGCGCATTGCTGCCGCGCTGGCCGTGCTGGCGCTGGGGCTGAGCGCAGTGCAAAGCAGCCTGGAGCTGGCCGAGCGCGGCGTGGCTGAACTGTGGGGCGGAGGGTTGAACGAGCAAGGCTATTCGGAACGCAATCTGGGTCTGTATGCGCTGGTGATGGATGCCCTGCCGAAAGAGGGGCGCACGCTGATGCTGTGGGAGGCGCGCGGCCTGGCCTGCGCACCGTTGTGTGACCCCGACGAGGTGATCGATCGCTGGCAACACGACCTCGCACTGCTTGGTTCTCCCGAAGCGGTGATCGACAGTTGGCGCACAGCAGGCTACGAATTCGTGCTGTATTACCGCCTTGGCGCAGAGTTCGTATACAACGATGCTGAGCGCTTTCATGCGTTTGATATGGGCCAGTTGGAGGCCGCGTTGGCACAATTACCCGTAGTGCAGAATTACAACGGCGACTACGTGCTCTACGCGCTGAAGCCATGA
- a CDS encoding sodium-translocating pyrophosphatase has translation MYELGLTSFEVGAIWAVFGVAILGLAYALWLRKEVMAADAGTPKMQEVWSAIRDGANAYLVRQLRTIVPLIVILTVAMYLSVAIVPPTPEAIERFHGMSLEQVSTIIGVGRAVGFVMGAVFSLLVGQIGMRMAVNANVRVASEARYSFGGALKIAYRAGTITGMLTDGLGLLGGTVIFIYFGIAAPDALLGFGFGGTLLALFMRVGGGIFTKAADVGADLVGKVENDIPEDDPRNPAVVADLVGDNVGDCAGMAADIFESYEVTIVSGLILGVALHALTGHIEWIIYPLIVRGVGVLSSIIGTYAVKAGKEGNAAKAMSAIFSGFLSSAVISVVLFFAAAFFYLKDAGLPGAWWLTPAAVAIGVLLAILIDRMTEYFTGTHQKPVDEIKKAADTGPATLILQGLSVGYESSVWAAIVIAATIFSSILLFGGIGNTPAETITYILYGVAMTGIGMLTLTGNNVAMDSFGPIADNANGIGEMSWSGKTDATTKKAQRIMADLDAVGNTTKAITKGVAIGSAVIAAVALFGSYLVDVSRAQAAAGVPLAQQIQSIGIRIDVPQVFVGMLIGGALPWLFSSYAIQAVSRAAALIVEECRRQFARGVLKGKVKPDYKQAVDISTGAAQKELVPLAVLAVVTPILVGLLLGVNALGGFLAGIILSGQLLAVFMNNAGGAWDNAKKLIEDEPKTPKKNLGKGSERHKASVVGDTVGDPLKDTAGPALNPMIKVVNLVSVIIAPVVVQIESLGPGEWAAAAVMVALLGWSILSSKSTAKVAKKKANARR, from the coding sequence ATGTATGAATTAGGTTTGACCAGTTTTGAAGTCGGAGCCATCTGGGCCGTGTTTGGCGTTGCCATCCTCGGCCTGGCCTATGCGCTCTGGCTGCGCAAGGAAGTGATGGCGGCAGACGCCGGCACTCCCAAGATGCAAGAGGTATGGAGCGCCATCCGTGACGGCGCAAATGCTTACCTAGTTCGCCAGCTGCGAACCATTGTGCCTCTTATCGTGATCCTGACGGTGGCCATGTACCTCTCCGTGGCCATTGTGCCTCCCACCCCTGAAGCTATCGAGCGCTTCCATGGCATGAGCCTTGAGCAGGTCAGCACCATCATTGGTGTCGGCCGCGCCGTGGGCTTTGTAATGGGCGCCGTGTTCTCGCTGCTGGTGGGCCAGATCGGTATGCGCATGGCGGTCAACGCCAATGTGCGCGTAGCCTCTGAGGCGCGCTATTCCTTCGGCGGCGCGCTCAAGATCGCTTACCGCGCCGGCACCATCACCGGCATGCTGACCGACGGCCTGGGTCTCCTGGGCGGCACGGTCATCTTCATCTACTTTGGCATCGCCGCGCCTGACGCCCTGCTGGGCTTCGGCTTCGGCGGCACCCTGCTGGCGCTGTTCATGCGCGTCGGCGGTGGCATTTTCACCAAGGCCGCCGATGTGGGCGCCGACCTCGTCGGCAAAGTTGAGAACGACATCCCCGAAGACGACCCGCGCAACCCCGCCGTTGTAGCTGACCTGGTGGGTGACAACGTGGGTGACTGTGCCGGCATGGCTGCTGACATCTTTGAGTCCTACGAGGTCACCATCGTCTCCGGCCTGATCCTGGGTGTGGCTTTGCACGCCCTGACCGGCCACATTGAGTGGATCATCTACCCGCTGATCGTGCGCGGTGTGGGTGTGCTCTCTTCCATCATCGGCACCTACGCTGTCAAGGCTGGCAAGGAAGGCAACGCTGCCAAGGCCATGAGCGCCATCTTCAGCGGCTTCCTGTCCTCCGCCGTGATCTCGGTAGTGCTGTTCTTCGCCGCCGCCTTCTTCTACTTGAAGGATGCCGGCCTGCCCGGCGCCTGGTGGCTCACCCCCGCGGCCGTCGCCATCGGTGTGCTGCTCGCCATCCTGATCGACCGCATGACTGAGTACTTCACCGGCACGCACCAGAAGCCGGTGGATGAGATCAAGAAAGCAGCTGATACCGGCCCGGCGACCCTGATCCTTCAGGGTCTGTCCGTCGGCTACGAGTCCTCCGTGTGGGCTGCCATCGTCATCGCCGCCACCATCTTCTCGTCCATCCTGCTCTTCGGCGGCATCGGCAACACCCCCGCCGAGACGATCACCTACATCCTGTATGGCGTCGCCATGACCGGCATCGGCATGCTGACCCTGACGGGCAACAACGTGGCCATGGACTCCTTCGGCCCTATCGCAGACAACGCGAACGGCATCGGTGAGATGTCGTGGAGTGGCAAGACCGACGCCACCACCAAGAAGGCTCAGCGCATCATGGCTGATCTGGACGCGGTGGGTAACACCACCAAAGCCATCACCAAGGGTGTCGCCATCGGCTCGGCGGTCATTGCCGCCGTGGCCCTGTTTGGCTCTTACCTGGTTGATGTAAGCCGTGCCCAGGCCGCCGCAGGTGTGCCGCTGGCACAACAGATCCAATCCATCGGTATCCGCATTGACGTGCCCCAGGTGTTCGTGGGCATGCTCATCGGTGGCGCCCTGCCCTGGCTGTTCTCCTCCTACGCCATCCAGGCCGTTAGCCGCGCCGCAGCCCTCATCGTTGAGGAATGCCGTCGCCAGTTCGCCCGCGGCGTGCTCAAGGGCAAGGTCAAGCCTGACTACAAGCAGGCCGTTGACATCTCCACCGGCGCGGCCCAGAAGGAACTCGTTCCCCTGGCCGTCCTGGCGGTGGTCACTCCCATTCTGGTGGGTCTGCTGCTGGGTGTGAATGCCCTGGGTGGCTTCCTGGCTGGCATCATCCTCTCCGGCCAGTTGCTGGCAGTGTTCATGAACAACGCCGGCGGCGCCTGGGATAACGCCAAGAAACTGATCGAAGATGAGCCCAAGACCCCCAAGAAGAACCTGGGCAAAGGCTCTGAGCGCCACAAGGCCAGCGTGGTCGGTGACACCGTCGGTGACCCGCTGAAGGACACCGCCGGCCCGGCCCTCAACCCCATGATCAAGGTGGTCAACCTGGTCTCCGTCATCATCGCCCCCGTGGTGGTGCAGATCGAGAGCCTTGGCCCCGGTGAATGGGCCGCTGCTGCCGTCATGGTGGCCCTGCTGGGTTGGTCCATCCTCTCCAGCAAGAGCACCGCAAAGGTTGCCAAGAAGAAGGCCAACGCTCGTCGCTAA
- a CDS encoding class I SAM-dependent methyltransferase, translated as MSADPHNTTVTRGHGLLESFLSRMRANKANSLIPDELRKGAILDIGCGSFPYFLTHTEFEQKFAVDQLAPSAPDESITWHVRNLNETPSLPFDDGSLSVITLLAVAEHIQPESLAGILKDAYRVLKPGGRVILTTPAGWTDGLLKFMARVGLVSSEEIDEHVIGYTKPLLAEQLERAGFTTFKVGTFEFGLNLWAMAKR; from the coding sequence ATGAGCGCTGACCCCCACAACACCACAGTCACACGCGGCCACGGCCTGCTGGAATCGTTTCTTTCACGGATGCGGGCCAACAAAGCCAATTCGCTAATTCCTGATGAGTTGCGCAAAGGCGCCATTCTGGATATTGGCTGCGGCAGCTTTCCGTACTTTTTGACGCACACAGAGTTTGAGCAGAAATTTGCCGTCGACCAGCTGGCGCCCTCGGCGCCGGATGAAAGCATCACCTGGCATGTGCGCAACCTGAACGAAACGCCCAGCCTGCCATTTGACGACGGATCGCTGAGCGTGATCACGCTGTTGGCGGTGGCCGAGCACATCCAGCCGGAGAGCCTGGCTGGCATTCTTAAGGATGCCTACCGCGTGCTCAAGCCCGGCGGGCGGGTGATCCTGACTACGCCGGCGGGCTGGACGGATGGTTTGCTAAAGTTCATGGCGCGGGTCGGCCTGGTGAGCAGCGAAGAGATCGATGAGCATGTCATCGGCTATACCAAACCCTTGCTGGCTGAGCAATTGGAGCGGGCAGGCTTCACAACATTCAAAGTGGGCACATTTGAATTTGGCCTCAACCTGTGGGCCATGGCCAAGCGGTAA
- a CDS encoding ATP-binding cassette domain-containing protein, translating to MSIVIEAQGLGRSYGDLVAVDALNLTVMQGELFALLGPNGGGKTTTVGVLTTLLRPSRGSARVAGYDVARQPADVRRRIGVVFQGPSLDEQLTAWENLDFHARIYSMPRPLFRQRAAELLALVELAERQHEPVRNFSGGMRRRLELARGLLHQPQVLFLDEPTVGLDPQTRNAIWDYLATLRRESGVTVFLTTHYLEEAEDCDRVAIIDRGRLVALDTSAALKAGLGGDVLHIRVADGQAASALLHQQAQLEAQPGPDGLMVEVADGPRRIPQLVGLLEGAGIAVQAINLRRPSLEDVFIKLTGRAIRSETADTTQALGRRMGRGGRGGR from the coding sequence ATGTCTATTGTGATCGAAGCACAGGGGTTGGGGCGCAGCTATGGCGACTTGGTAGCGGTGGATGCGCTGAACCTGACCGTTATGCAAGGCGAGTTGTTCGCCCTGCTGGGCCCGAATGGGGGCGGCAAGACCACCACGGTGGGCGTGCTGACCACGCTGCTGCGGCCCAGCCGCGGCAGCGCCCGCGTAGCGGGCTACGACGTAGCCCGCCAGCCGGCTGATGTGCGCCGCCGGATCGGTGTGGTGTTCCAGGGGCCGAGCCTGGATGAGCAGCTGACCGCTTGGGAGAATTTGGATTTTCACGCCCGCATCTACAGCATGCCGCGGCCGCTGTTTCGCCAGCGGGCGGCGGAGCTGCTGGCGCTGGTGGAACTGGCCGAGCGCCAGCACGAGCCGGTGCGCAACTTCTCCGGCGGGATGCGTCGCCGGCTGGAGCTGGCCCGCGGGTTGCTGCACCAACCGCAGGTGCTGTTCCTCGATGAGCCCACGGTGGGGCTTGATCCGCAGACCCGTAATGCCATATGGGACTATCTGGCGACCTTGCGCAGGGAAAGCGGCGTGACCGTCTTTTTGACCACCCATTATCTGGAAGAGGCCGAGGATTGCGATCGAGTAGCCATTATTGATCGCGGGCGCCTGGTGGCGCTGGATACATCGGCCGCGCTCAAGGCCGGGCTGGGCGGGGATGTGCTCCACATCCGCGTGGCGGATGGGCAGGCGGCCAGCGCCCTGCTGCACCAGCAGGCGCAGCTGGAAGCGCAGCCCGGGCCGGACGGCCTGATGGTGGAAGTGGCCGATGGGCCGCGACGGATCCCTCAACTGGTGGGCTTGCTGGAGGGAGCGGGGATTGCGGTGCAGGCGATCAATCTGCGCCGTCCTTCATTAGAGGATGTGTTCATCAAGTTGACCGGGCGGGCGATACGGTCGGAGACGGCGGATACCACACAAGCGCTGGGGCGACGGATGGGCCGCGGCGGGCGAGGTGGCCGGTGA
- a CDS encoding antibiotic biosynthesis monooxygenase has product MILAMHYGLHGKFTATPGNGPALRQILLDAAEGLRQNPACLIYIVSGQPGEPDAVWVSEVWTSQAAHQASLQDEATQTLIAQARPLIAGMSDRVELQTLGGKGL; this is encoded by the coding sequence ATGATCCTTGCCATGCACTATGGCTTGCACGGCAAATTCACCGCCACTCCCGGCAACGGCCCGGCCCTGCGCCAGATCCTGCTGGATGCCGCCGAAGGCTTGCGCCAAAACCCGGCCTGCCTCATCTATATCGTAAGCGGGCAGCCGGGCGAACCCGATGCCGTCTGGGTCAGCGAAGTATGGACCAGCCAGGCGGCCCATCAGGCTTCGCTGCAAGATGAAGCCACCCAGACCCTGATCGCCCAGGCCCGCCCGCTCATCGCAGGCATGTCTGACCGGGTGGAATTGCAGACTCTGGGCGGCAAAGGGCTCTAG
- a CDS encoding PadR family transcriptional regulator translates to MTTSPKLTPLRKGLLEFLILVIVSAGKVYAADILQRLSQTDFATQEGTLYPLLSKMRRDELLDYEWQESDSGPPRKYYKLTPAGRKQLTEFNAYWKYLTTLINKLGE, encoded by the coding sequence ATGACAACGTCCCCCAAACTTACCCCTTTGCGCAAGGGCTTGCTGGAATTTCTGATCCTGGTGATCGTTTCGGCCGGCAAGGTCTATGCCGCAGACATCCTGCAGCGTCTGAGCCAGACCGACTTCGCCACCCAGGAAGGTACGCTCTACCCGCTGCTCAGCAAGATGCGTCGCGATGAGCTACTGGATTACGAATGGCAGGAGTCGGACTCAGGCCCGCCGCGCAAGTATTACAAGCTGACCCCCGCTGGGCGTAAGCAGTTGACTGAGTTCAATGCCTACTGGAAATACCTGACCACACTTATCAATAAACTAGGAGAATAG
- a CDS encoding sigma-70 family RNA polymerase sigma factor — translation MVENDHDQDRDHPAVVRLIELGRKQGYVTIDDILNFFPEAERDVDKLEEAFAALLGAGVAYVDDPEGLEQVADAELSDDDAEEEESESRRQREADDNYLANIDTDDMIGLYLKEVGRVPLLTAPEEVSLAKRIEKGRIAREILASGRLEEAQRGKYRFNIEDGWAAREHLITANSRLVISVAKKYMGRGVPFQDLIQEGNIGLIRAAKKFDYRRGHKFSTYATWWIRQAVTRAIADQGRTIRVPVHMGDQINKLLRVQHQLTQRLGREPSVEELAAALDVPAKKVENMIQVARRPLSLETPTDDEEDSVLGDFIQDHEAPAPDDSATYNLLRQHLGEVLDGLPPREVRILQLRYGLLDGQAYTLEEVGSKMGVTRERVRQIEAQALSRLRHPVVSKKLKEYLGEN, via the coding sequence ATCGTTGAAAACGACCACGATCAAGACCGAGATCATCCTGCAGTTGTCCGTTTAATTGAACTAGGCCGTAAGCAAGGCTACGTCACGATTGATGACATCCTCAACTTCTTCCCTGAAGCTGAGCGTGATGTAGACAAGCTGGAAGAGGCGTTTGCCGCCCTGTTGGGCGCCGGCGTGGCTTATGTGGATGACCCTGAGGGTCTGGAACAAGTGGCCGACGCTGAATTAAGCGACGATGACGCCGAAGAGGAAGAGAGCGAGAGCCGCCGCCAGCGAGAAGCTGACGACAACTATCTGGCCAATATCGACACCGATGACATGATCGGCCTGTATCTGAAGGAAGTGGGGCGGGTACCCCTGCTAACTGCTCCTGAGGAAGTCAGCCTGGCCAAGCGGATCGAGAAGGGCCGGATTGCCCGCGAGATTCTGGCCTCCGGACGGTTGGAAGAGGCTCAGCGTGGCAAGTATCGCTTCAATATTGAGGATGGCTGGGCGGCCCGTGAGCATCTGATCACGGCCAACAGCCGCCTGGTGATCAGCGTGGCCAAGAAGTACATGGGCCGCGGAGTACCGTTCCAGGACCTTATTCAGGAAGGCAATATTGGCCTGATCCGCGCCGCCAAGAAGTTCGATTATCGCCGCGGCCACAAGTTCAGCACCTATGCCACCTGGTGGATCCGCCAGGCGGTGACGCGGGCGATCGCTGACCAGGGCCGCACCATCCGTGTGCCGGTGCACATGGGTGACCAGATCAACAAGCTGCTGCGCGTGCAGCACCAGCTGACCCAGCGCCTGGGCCGCGAACCATCGGTGGAGGAGCTGGCCGCTGCTCTGGATGTACCCGCCAAGAAGGTGGAGAACATGATCCAGGTGGCGCGCCGCCCGCTCTCGCTAGAAACCCCGACCGATGACGAAGAAGATTCGGTGTTGGGCGACTTTATTCAGGATCACGAAGCCCCGGCTCCTGACGACTCGGCCACCTACAACCTGCTGCGCCAGCATCTCGGCGAAGTATTGGACGGGCTGCCGCCGCGCGAAGTGCGCATTCTGCAGCTTCGCTACGGTCTGCTGGATGGCCAGGCGTACACGCTGGAGGAAGTGGGCAGCAAGATGGGCGTGACGCGCGAGCGTGTGCGCCAGATCGAGGCGCAAGCCTTGAGCCGCCTGCGCCACCCGGTGGTGAGCAAGAAGCTCAAAGAATATCTGGGCGAGAACTAG
- a CDS encoding ABC transporter permease: MSALYTIWLRDLTRFLRNRSRIFTSLAQPLLYLAIFGSGLSGLLSGTAPLGGVSFTAFVYPGVIGLTIMFTALFTAISVVYDREFGFLKEVLVSPAPRLAVALGKVASGTTIALLQGVLTLPLAWLLGLPLTLGQVAVLLGIMAVLAAVCTALGLLVSTRLRGIEGYNVIINFLMMPLFLLSGALFPLAGLPVWMNILVRVNPMAYATDALRQVALAGAAEPGFLAASRLHPVGVDVLVLVGFFVVFIVPAVRAFSKPE, from the coding sequence GTGAGCGCGCTGTATACGATATGGTTGCGCGACCTGACCCGTTTCCTGCGCAACCGCTCGCGGATATTCACTTCGCTGGCACAGCCGCTGCTGTATCTGGCGATCTTTGGCAGCGGGCTGTCTGGCCTGCTATCGGGCACGGCGCCGCTGGGTGGGGTGAGTTTTACGGCGTTCGTGTATCCCGGCGTGATCGGCCTGACGATCATGTTCACAGCGCTGTTCACCGCCATCTCGGTGGTATATGACCGAGAGTTTGGCTTCTTGAAAGAGGTGCTTGTTTCGCCCGCGCCGCGCCTGGCGGTGGCGTTAGGCAAGGTGGCCAGCGGAACAACTATCGCGCTGCTGCAAGGCGTGCTGACCCTGCCGCTGGCCTGGCTGCTGGGGCTGCCGCTGACGCTGGGGCAGGTGGCGGTACTGCTGGGCATCATGGCGGTGCTGGCCGCGGTGTGCACGGCGCTCGGTTTGCTGGTCTCGACGCGGCTGCGCGGTATTGAAGGCTACAACGTGATCATTAATTTTCTGATGATGCCGCTGTTCCTGCTGTCCGGGGCGCTGTTCCCGCTGGCCGGGCTGCCAGTGTGGATGAATATTCTGGTGCGGGTCAACCCTATGGCGTACGCCACTGATGCGTTGCGCCAGGTGGCGCTGGCTGGGGCAGCGGAGCCAGGCTTCCTGGCCGCCAGCCGCCTGCACCCGGTGGGCGTGGATGTGCTGGTCTTGGTGGGCTTCTTTGTAGTGTTCATCGTGCCGGCGGTGCGGGCGTTCAGCAAGCCCGAATAA
- a CDS encoding PspC domain-containing protein, which yields MKNLVLITLSGHTASFKAKQDAYDGLRRYLDRAKNSLQADPDHEEVLRDLEQSIGDKLAARLGSAEQVLTLADIDAVLAEVGPVAGEPASAQTPPKGRRRLVRIQEGQDILGICQGFSAYSDINVDWLRTIFIGLALVTGGAFILVYFAAAFFLPVVATREEYFARYGSNSVL from the coding sequence GTGAAGAATTTAGTACTCATTACCCTTAGCGGCCACACCGCCAGCTTCAAAGCCAAGCAGGATGCTTACGACGGGCTGCGCCGCTATCTCGACCGGGCCAAAAACAGCCTGCAAGCCGATCCTGACCATGAGGAGGTGCTGCGCGATCTCGAGCAATCCATCGGTGATAAGCTCGCCGCCCGCCTGGGCAGCGCCGAGCAAGTCCTCACTCTTGCCGACATTGACGCTGTCCTGGCCGAGGTCGGTCCCGTAGCTGGCGAGCCTGCCTCAGCCCAAACGCCTCCAAAAGGCCGGCGTCGATTGGTGCGCATTCAAGAAGGCCAGGACATCCTTGGGATTTGCCAGGGGTTTTCGGCCTACTCGGATATCAATGTCGATTGGCTGCGAACGATCTTTATTGGATTGGCCCTTGTCACCGGCGGCGCGTTCATCCTCGTTTACTTCGCCGCCGCCTTCTTCCTGCCTGTGGTCGCTACTCGCGAAGAATACTTCGCTAGATATGGAAGCAATTCAGTACTGTGA
- a CDS encoding DUF2029 domain-containing protein, whose amino-acid sequence MRTAWPRIVLSVAVLAVLATALTAVNLRFTRVSPGGNDFLPRWVGTRLFISERHSPYSAETTAAIQDRMYGRSAEEGEDAALFAYPFYSMLVFAPFAMVEDYPLARALWITAQEIAVAATVLAALGFSGWRPGRWPLVALLLFAFTWFHSAKPLVDGNAAVMVSMFMALGLYAMRRGRDGLAGMAFALSTIKPQMVLLPLVLICAWALSHKRRSLLVAFGVSLLALLAASFALQPSWAVENVAQVLLYGGYSPPGTLISVFSAWWGDTGHTAGLVVSALLGLLLFYEWVSAAGQRFDWLLWTLCVTLALSPLVGMPSTSSNHVILLLAVVWLLAMWQRRTGQPRAVWVLLPILFVGIWALFLFTLEQEQAQFGEHLSLLLTAPVFLAVNFYWLRWWLLRPQGVKA is encoded by the coding sequence ATGCGCACTGCCTGGCCGCGCATTGTATTGAGTGTTGCTGTGCTGGCCGTATTGGCAACTGCCCTGACGGCGGTGAACCTGCGTTTCACGCGGGTGAGCCCGGGCGGCAATGACTTTCTGCCGCGCTGGGTAGGCACGCGATTGTTCATCTCGGAACGACACAGCCCATACAGCGCCGAGACCACCGCGGCCATTCAGGACCGCATGTACGGCCGTTCAGCCGAAGAGGGCGAGGACGCGGCCTTGTTTGCGTACCCCTTCTATTCCATGCTGGTGTTTGCACCCTTCGCCATGGTGGAGGACTACCCGTTGGCGCGGGCGTTGTGGATTACTGCCCAGGAGATCGCCGTGGCGGCCACGGTGCTGGCCGCGCTGGGGTTTAGCGGCTGGCGACCCGGCCGCTGGCCTCTGGTGGCGCTGCTGCTATTCGCCTTTACCTGGTTCCATAGCGCCAAGCCGCTGGTGGACGGCAATGCGGCTGTGATGGTGAGCATGTTCATGGCGCTGGGCTTGTATGCCATGCGGCGGGGGCGGGATGGTTTGGCGGGCATGGCCTTTGCGCTCAGCACAATCAAGCCGCAGATGGTGTTGCTGCCGCTGGTGTTGATCTGTGCCTGGGCGCTCTCGCACAAGCGGCGCAGCCTGCTGGTTGCATTTGGCGTGAGCCTGCTGGCGCTGCTGGCGGCTTCGTTTGCTTTGCAGCCCAGCTGGGCGGTTGAAAATGTAGCGCAGGTCTTGCTGTACGGTGGCTACAGCCCGCCGGGCACGCTAATCAGCGTCTTCAGCGCATGGTGGGGAGACACAGGACACACTGCCGGGCTGGTGGTGAGCGCATTGCTGGGTCTGTTGCTCTTCTATGAATGGGTGAGCGCGGCGGGGCAACGTTTTGACTGGCTGCTGTGGACGCTGTGCGTGACCTTGGCGCTGAGCCCGTTGGTGGGCATGCCCTCCACAAGCTCCAACCATGTGATCTTGTTGCTGGCTGTGGTGTGGCTGCTGGCCATGTGGCAACGCCGCACCGGGCAGCCGCGTGCAGTGTGGGTGCTACTGCCGATACTGTTTGTAGGCATTTGGGCTTTGTTCCTTTTCACGCTGGAGCAAGAGCAGGCCCAGTTCGGAGAGCATCTCAGCTTGTTGCTGACGGCGCCGGTCTTCCTGGCTGTCAATTTCTATTGGTTGCGCTGGTGGTTGCTGCGCCCGCAGGGAGTGAAAGCGTGA